Proteins encoded by one window of Chanos chanos chromosome 7, fChaCha1.1, whole genome shotgun sequence:
- the LOC115816102 gene encoding NACHT, LRR and PYD domains-containing protein 3-like, with translation MSLSGSYDGLLSITEDHKITLKNKYEYLFESVAVKDNQTLLSSISTELYITEGEGQGVNEKYEVMQMEIAPSTQISQDKLINCNDIFKLLPTNGPEEDDHPTSKDIKRKEEKGIKTVLTKGIAGIGKTVSVQKFILDWAEGRANQDINFMFILPFRELNLIKDDQFSLHGLLQEFHPNLKKMHSKKYDDCKILFIFDGLDESRLHLDFSEVLFNVTKTSSVNILISNLIKGNLLPSARIWITSRPAATSQIPSQFISRMTEIQGFSDPQKDEYFRKKIRDESQANRIISHIKTSVSLHIMCRIPVFCRISATVLQEMLRQDNGNKIPKTLTEMYTHFLLIQTKRNKLKYKEMVETHSKNLLELNKDVFLKLAKLAFNQLLRGNVIFYDEDLRECGIDVSEATVYSGICTEIFKEEAVLHQKKVYCFVHLSLQEFFAALYVFCCYANKNMEVLENFLQRKTRAFSKKIMEKLVRETRMKPENVPLDELLEGAVDKSLESKNGHLDLFVRFLHGISLESNQKLLQGLLKHTQSTQESINKISCYIKKLNKDDVPPERWINLLHCLTEMNECSLHEEIKAFVETHNYSTKLSLAHCTALAYFFLMSEEVLDELDLKKYNTIDEGRRRLLPAVRCCRRALLTTCKLSEKYCETLVSALQSATCPLIELDLSDNDLQDSGVKLLCAGLESPHCKLEILRLVLCNFTEKSCSSIASVLQSANCLLRELDLSNNDLQDSGVTLLCEGLGDPQCKLQILRLSGCLVTEESCFLLASALCSNPSHLRELDLSYNHPGNLGVGLLSARLEDPHCQLNTLNVDNGGQSRIKPGLRKYACELTLDPNTAHKHLSLSDGHRTVTRGDIQSYLDHPERFEKEPQVVCRESLTGRCYWEVSLYQAEVVNIAVTYKGIGRKGESDNCRLGYNEKSWSLICSRSSFSACHNKQSNSIPVTPGCKIGVYLDWLSGTVSFYRISSKKRPEHLHTFYCTFTEPLYAGFRLYSLQSSVSLCQ, from the exons ATGTCTTTGTCTGGGTCATATGATGGCCTATTGAGTATCACCGAGGATCATAAAATCACCTTAAAAAACAAGTATGAGTATTTATTTGAGAGTGTTGCAGTGAAAGACAATCAAACTCTCCTCAGTAGCATTtccacagagctctacatcacagagggagagggtcaaggagtgaatgagaaatatGAGGTTATGCAGATGGAAATAGCCCCCAGCACACAAATTTCTCAAGACAAACTAATCAactgcaatgacatcttcaaactCTTGCCAACCAATGGACCTGAAGAAGATGACCATCCTACCTCTAAGGatatcaaaagaaaagaagagaaaggaatCAAAACTGTGCTCACCAAAGGCAtcgctggcattggaaaaacagtctctgtgcagaaattcattctggactgggcagaaggaaGGGCCAATCAGGACATTAATTTCATGTTCATTCTTCCTTTCCGAGAACTAAACTTGATTAAAGATGAccagttcagtcttcatggactcctgcAGGAGTTTCACCCAAAcctgaaaaaaatgcattcaaagAAATATGACGATTGTAAAAtactgttcatctttgatggtttagaTGAGAGCCGACTTCACTTGGATTTTTCTGAGGTGCTGTTTaatgtgaccaaaacatcatcagtgaacatactgatatcaaacctcattAAAGGAAATCTCCTTCCCTCAGCACGCATCTGGATTACCTCAAGACCGGCAGCAACCAGTCAGATCCcttctcagttcatcagtcgcATGACAGAAATCCAAGGATTCAGTGATCCACAGAAAGatgaatacttcagaaaaaaaatcagagatgagagtcaagccaacagaatcatctcacacatcaaaacatcagtgagtctccacatcatgtgtcgcATACCAGTGTTCTGcaggatttcagccactgtgcttcaggaaatgctgcgCCAAGACAATGGGAACAagatccctaaaactctgacggagatgtacacacacttcctactcattcagacaaaaagaaataagCTGAAATATAAGGAAATGGTTGAGACACACTCAAAGAATCTTCTGGAATTAAACAAGGATGTGTTTCTGAAACTTGCTAAGTTGGCTTTCAATCAGTTATTGAGGGgcaatgtcatattttatgaTGAAGATCTTagagaatgtggcattgatgttagtgaggccacagtgtactctggAATTTGCACagagatctttaaggaggaagCTGTGCTTCATCAGAAGAAAGTGTACTGCTTTGTGCACCTAAGTcttcaagagttctttgctgctctctatgtgttttgctgttatgCAAACAAGAACATGGAGGTACTGGAGAATTTTTTGCAGAGAAAGACCAGggcattttccaaaaaaatcaTGGAGAAACTCGTCAGGGAGACCAGAATGAAGCCAGAGAATGTTCCATTAGATGAATTGTTGGAGGGagctgtggataaatctttAGAGAGTAAGAATGGGCATCTAGATCTCTTTGTTcgcttccttcatggcatctcactggagtccaaccagaaactctTACAAGGCCTGCTGAAACACACCCAAAGTACTCAAGAGAGTATCAACAAAATAAGCTGTTACATCAAAAAGTTGAATAAAGATGATGTACCACCTGAAAGATGGATTAATCTACTGCactgtttgactgaaatgaatgagtgttcTCTTCATGAAGAAATCAAAGCTTTTGTCGAAACTCACAATTACAGTACTAAACTTTCACTTGcgcactgcacagcactggcctatttctttctgatgtcagaggaggtgctggatgagttggACCTAAAGAAATACAACACGATagatgagggtcgtaggagactgctcccagctgtgaggtgctgtAGAAGggctct ACTTACAACCTGTAAACTCAGTGAGAAGTACTGTGAAACTTTGGTCTCAGCACTACAGTCTGCAACCTGTCCTCTgatagagctggatctgagtgacaatgaccttcaggattcaggagttaAGCTACTCTGTGCTGGACTGGAGagcccacactgtaaactggagatactgag acTTGttctctgtaatttcactgaGAAGTCCTGCTCATCTATAGCTTCAGTTCTCCAGTCAGCAAACTGTCtactgagagagctggacctgagtaacaatgaccttcaggattcaggagttaCGCTGCTCTGTGAGGGACTGGGGGATCCTCAATGTAAACTGCAGAtcctgag gTTGTCTggctgtttagtgacagaggagagtTGTTTTTTActggcttcagctctgtgttcaaacccctcacacttgagagagctggatctcagctacaatcacccaggaaaCTTAGGAGTAGGGCTGCTCTCTGCTCGActggaggatccacactgtcaGCTGAATACACTTAa TGTGGACAATGGAGGACAGTCCAGGATCAAACCAGGACtaagaaaat ATGCCTGTGAACttacactggacccaaacacagcacacaagcacctttctctgtctgacggGCACAGAACGGTGACACGGGGAGACATTCAGTCATATcttgatcatccagagagatttgagaaGGAGCCTCAGgttgtgtgtagagagagtctgactggacgctgttactgggaggtttCATTATATCAGGCTGAAGTTGTTAACATAGCAGTGACCTATAAAGGAAtagggaggaaaggagagagtgacaaCTGTAGGCTTGGatacaatgaaaagtcctggagtctgatCTGCTCTCGCTCAAGTTTCTCTGCCTGTCACAATAAACAGAGCAATTCCATACCTGTCACACCTGGCTGCAAaataggagtgtatctggactggctGTCAGGAACTGTATCCTTTTACAGGATCTCCTCTAAGAAACGCCCAGAACACCTACACACATTCTACTGTACATTCACAGAGCCCCTATATGCAGGTTTTAGGCTCTATAGTTTACagtcctcagtgtctctgtgtcag
- the eif6 gene encoding eukaryotic translation initiation factor 6 has protein sequence MAVRASFENNNEIGCFAKLTNTYCLVAIGGSENFYSVFEGELSESIPVVHASIAGCRIIGRMCVGNRHGLLVPNTTTDQELQHIRNCLPDSVRIQRVEERLSALGNVIACNDYVALVHPDLDRETEEILADSLKVEVFRQTIADHVLVGSYCAFSNQGGLVHPKTSIEDQDELSSLLQVPLVAGTVNRGSEVIAAGMVVNDWCAFCGLDTTSTELSVIESVFRLSETQPSAIATTMRDSLIDSLT, from the exons ATGGCAGTCAGAGCATCTTTTGAAAACAATAATGAAATAGGTTGCTTCGCCAAGCTCACCAATACATACTGCCTCGTTGCAATCGGCGGCTCAGAAAACTTTTACAG TGTCTTTGAGGGTGAGCTGTCAGAATCGATTCCCGTGGTCCATGCCTCTATAGCAGGATGTCGAATAATTGGTCGAATGTGCGTTG GGAATCGTCATGGTCTCCTGGTGCCAAACACCACCACAGACCAGGAGCTGCAGCACATCCGGAACTGCCTTCCAGACTCGGTCAGGATACAGCGAGTAGAGGAGCGCCTGTCCGCCCTTGGAAACGTCATCGCCTGTAACGACTACGTGGCTTTGGTTCATCCTGACCTGGACAGG gagacagaggagatccTGGCAGACAGTCTGAAAGTGGAGGTCTTTCGCCAGACGATAGCTGACCATGTTCTAGTTGGCAGTTACTGTGCCTTCAGTAACCAGGGAGGACTCGTTCATCCCAAAACCTCCATAGAAGACCAGGATgagctttcttctcttctccaggtTCCCCTGGTG GCAGGCACAGTTAACCGTGGTAGTGAGGTCATTGCCGCGGGCATGGTGGTGAATGACTGGTGTGCGTTCTGCGGGTTGGACACCACCAGTACCGAGCTGTCAGTCATTGAGAGCGTGTTCCGGTTGAGTGAGACCCAGCCCAGCGCCATAGCAACCACAATGAGGGATTCACTCATTGACAG cctcACATAA